ACTTCCCCAATGCCGAGGTGGCCTTGGTGATCGGCGCCAACGACGTGGTCAACCCGGCGGCCCGCGAGGACCGCGGCAGCCCGATCTACGGCATGCCGATCCTGGACGCCGACCGGGCGCGCAACTGCATCGTGATCAAGCGCGGCCGCGGACGGGGTTTCTCCGGCATCGAGAACGCCCTGTTCTACGCCGACAACACCCGCATGCTGTACGGCGACGGCCAGAAGGCCGTGGCCGCCCTGGTCCAGGAGGTCAAAGCGCTGGAGTAGAGGAAGGCCCTTTGACCATTAAAAACAACCCCGAACAGTCGGTGAGATTACTGGCTCGAATAGTCGAGATGTAAGCATATGAAGAAAACAGACTGGGATTCTTATTACAACAAACCTTATAAAACGGCCTCGGTTACGAGGAAAATTACAGGAAACAAGGTTGTCGCTTTAATGAAAAGCGCCGCTCCTGCAGATACCGGCCAATTGCGAATCGTTGAACTTGGCGGCGCAAATAGTTGCTTCTATGAATTAATTAAAGAAAAGATCTGCCCGTTACACTATAAAATTGTTGATAATAACAATGTCGGGCTGCAAAAGTTTATCGAACGCATAGGGTTGGATTCGTCCACCAGTCTGGAATGTGTGGATATTCTCGAAATGCAAAATGAATCAACCGCGGAAAAACCATTTCAGATTGCCTTTAGCGTAGGCCTGATCGAACATTTTTCGGTGGAAGAAACAGCAAAGGCAATACGGGCTCATTTTCGGTTCCTGGAAAGAGGCGGCATTTGCCTTATTACGTTTCCGACGCCTACTTGGTTATACAAAATCTCTAGAAGAGTTTCCGAAATGCTTAGAATGTGGATTTTTTGGGACGAGCGTCCCTTACGCTTTGCAGAAGTGGAACAGGAAGTCGTGAAGTATGGAGCTATTCTTCATAAATCAATAACTTGGCCAATATTTTTTACGCAAGGTGTTATTGTTGCAAAGAAAAAGTAAGAGTAGAACCTAACACAGGGCCGAGGCTTGGAATTACGGCACAACGTTTGCATTGCCGCCAACAGCGGAGAAGCAACATGGCAACAATTATTTACCGCTTCATAAACGAAGCTGACGGATGCTCGGACATATGGGAAATCGTGATCAAGCGCGGCCGCGGACGGGGTTTCTCCGGCATCGAGAACGCCCTGTTCTACGCCGACAACACCCGCATGCTGTACGGCGACGGCCAGAAGGCCGTGGCCGCCCTGGTCCAGGAAGTGAAAGCACTGGGGTAGGGGAGGACCCTTTGCCTATAAATTTTTCCACCAACCTGGAATATTTGGATATTCCAATCCCTGTCATGCGCGTCCGGCACCCACCCCTTATCCCCGCGACCGCAAGGGATCGGCGGTAAATGCCGCCTCGGGAACGACTGCGCCGCGCCAACATCCTTAATCGTTGGTGGCTTTCCGAGGGCGAGTTGTCAAAGATCGTCGAACATAACCCCAGTCTGCGCGGGATGCTTTTCGGTTACGTCAGCGAATTCAAAGTGCGCAAACTCTGGTTTGAGGGGGCAAAATTTTCGGAGATAAAAAAATATGACGATCATGATCGTTCCAAGAAGGGCGACCTTTCCTTTATCTACAAAGGAGCTGAGATTCGAGTCGAAGTCAAGGGGCTTCAGACAAAAACGGTAAAGAAGACTGGCGACGACGAATGGGAGGGTACGTTCCAATGTGACGCCAGCGACCGGAGAAAAGTGACGCTCCCCAATGGCGTGTCGTTGGCAACGACATGCCTGCAAGTCGGCGAGTTCGATCTTCTGGCCGTCTCTCTGTTCCAGTTTGGCGACCAATGGAGGTTCGCATTTGCCGGCAACAGCGCCCTGCCCAGGTCGCAATACCGCTCATACGATCCCGTGAAGGTGCAGCCTTACCTGCTGAAGTCCAATATGAAGATCACCTGGCCGCTTTCGCCCCCTTACCGAGACGAGCCTTTTGCATTGCTGGACGAGATTGCGGCCGAAAAGTAATCCGCTTGCGGGAAATGCCGTTCTTGACCAATACGAGAAAATAAGAATGCTTCTTGCGGGCGTGATTCTGCGTTAACAATCTGCTGACGGCAGGGGCATTCGGGCGCACGACGACGAACAGATCTTTGCAATAAAAGCTCAAGTCCGCCGCGTAATTGATAATATCTACATGCGTTAGGCGCTGGGTGTTCGCGCATACTTGATC
Above is a window of Gammaproteobacteria bacterium DNA encoding:
- a CDS encoding class I SAM-dependent methyltransferase, with protein sequence MKKTDWDSYYNKPYKTASVTRKITGNKVVALMKSAAPADTGQLRIVELGGANSCFYELIKEKICPLHYKIVDNNNVGLQKFIERIGLDSSTSLECVDILEMQNESTAEKPFQIAFSVGLIEHFSVEETAKAIRAHFRFLERGGICLITFPTPTWLYKISRRVSEMLRMWIFWDERPLRFAEVEQEVVKYGAILHKSITWPIFFTQGVIVAKKK
- a CDS encoding restriction endonuclease; amino-acid sequence: MPPRERLRRANILNRWWLSEGELSKIVEHNPSLRGMLFGYVSEFKVRKLWFEGAKFSEIKKYDDHDRSKKGDLSFIYKGAEIRVEVKGLQTKTVKKTGDDEWEGTFQCDASDRRKVTLPNGVSLATTCLQVGEFDLLAVSLFQFGDQWRFAFAGNSALPRSQYRSYDPVKVQPYLLKSNMKITWPLSPPYRDEPFALLDEIAAEK